In Lachnospiraceae bacterium, one DNA window encodes the following:
- the nrdD gene encoding anaerobic ribonucleoside-triphosphate reductase, producing the protein MDCSKIKVVKKDGTKEEFNVKKVLAAISKSAERAMITFSRAEKNFICEFVEEKAEEMDQELIPIAQMHNIVEGALDKVNPLVAKSYRDYRNYKQDFVRMLDDVYKKSQSIMYIGDKENSNTDSALVSTKRSLIFNELNKSLYQKFFMTVEELQACREGYIYIHDMSARRDTMNCCLFDVKAVLTGGFEMGNLWYNEPKTLDVAFDVIGDIVLSAASQQYGGFTVPSVENILAPYAEKSYAKYLEKYRMLELPEEKVEEVALADVQRDMEQGFQGWEYKFNSVSSSRGDYPFITMTAGTGTSRFAKMATMTMLKVRKGGQGKAGHKKPVLFPKVVFLYDEKLHGPGGELEDVFEAGIDCSSKTMYPDWLSLTGKGYIASMYKKYGKIISPMGCRAFLSPWYERGGMHPADEKDVPVFEGRFNIGVVSLHLPMILAKSRQEGRDFYEVLDYYLELIRKIHIRTYAYLGEMKASTNPLAYCEGGFYGGHLGLHDKIKPLLKTATASFGITAFNELQQLYNKKSLVEDGQFALEVLEHINKKIDDFKEEDGNLYAIYATPAENLCGLQVKQFRKKYGIIENVSDREYVSNGFHCHVTEDITPIQKQDLEYRFWELSNGGKIQYVKYPVSYNKEAIRTLVRRAMRMGFYEGVNLSLAYCDDCGHEELEMDVCPVCGSKNLTKIDRMNGYLSYSRVKGDTRLNEAKMAEIAERVSM; encoded by the coding sequence ATGGACTGCAGTAAGATAAAAGTCGTAAAAAAAGATGGTACAAAAGAAGAGTTTAATGTGAAAAAGGTACTTGCTGCCATTAGTAAATCAGCAGAAAGAGCCATGATCACATTTTCAAGGGCAGAGAAGAACTTTATCTGCGAATTTGTGGAAGAGAAGGCAGAGGAGATGGATCAGGAGCTGATTCCTATTGCCCAGATGCACAACATTGTGGAAGGCGCTCTGGATAAGGTCAATCCTCTGGTTGCCAAAAGTTACCGGGATTACCGGAATTATAAACAGGATTTTGTGCGGATGCTGGATGATGTATACAAGAAAAGTCAGTCCATTATGTATATCGGGGATAAGGAAAACAGCAATACAGACAGTGCCCTGGTTTCTACCAAGCGCAGCCTGATCTTTAATGAGCTGAATAAATCTCTTTACCAGAAGTTTTTTATGACAGTAGAAGAGTTGCAGGCATGCAGAGAAGGTTATATTTACATTCATGATATGTCTGCAAGAAGAGATACTATGAACTGCTGTCTCTTTGATGTGAAAGCTGTCCTTACCGGTGGCTTTGAAATGGGAAATCTATGGTACAATGAGCCCAAAACACTGGATGTTGCCTTTGACGTTATCGGAGATATTGTTTTAAGCGCAGCCAGTCAGCAGTACGGCGGTTTTACAGTGCCAAGTGTAGAAAATATCCTGGCGCCTTATGCAGAGAAATCTTATGCAAAATATCTGGAAAAATACAGAATGCTGGAGCTGCCTGAAGAAAAAGTAGAAGAGGTTGCCCTGGCTGATGTGCAAAGAGACATGGAACAGGGCTTCCAGGGTTGGGAATATAAGTTTAATTCTGTTTCCTCCAGCCGCGGCGATTATCCCTTTATCACCATGACTGCAGGTACAGGAACCAGCCGTTTTGCGAAAATGGCTACCATGACTATGCTGAAGGTACGAAAAGGCGGTCAGGGAAAAGCAGGCCATAAAAAGCCGGTACTGTTCCCTAAAGTGGTATTTCTCTATGATGAGAAACTGCATGGACCAGGCGGTGAGTTAGAAGATGTATTTGAAGCAGGCATTGACTGTTCCAGCAAGACTATGTATCCGGACTGGCTTTCCCTTACAGGAAAAGGTTATATTGCCAGCATGTATAAAAAATACGGAAAGATCATTTCACCAATGGGCTGCCGTGCGTTCCTGTCTCCATGGTATGAAAGAGGGGGCATGCATCCGGCTGATGAAAAAGATGTGCCTGTATTTGAAGGGCGTTTTAATATTGGTGTAGTCAGTCTTCACCTTCCTATGATATTAGCTAAATCAAGACAGGAAGGCCGGGATTTTTATGAAGTCTTAGATTACTATCTGGAACTGATCCGCAAGATCCACATCCGTACGTATGCATATCTGGGTGAAATGAAGGCATCTACCAATCCTCTGGCATACTGTGAAGGGGGATTTTACGGCGGTCATTTAGGACTTCATGATAAGATCAAACCATTATTGAAAACGGCCACTGCTTCTTTTGGGATCACTGCTTTTAATGAGCTGCAGCAATTATATAATAAGAAATCCCTGGTAGAGGATGGACAGTTTGCACTGGAGGTTCTGGAGCATATTAATAAAAAAATCGATGATTTCAAGGAAGAGGACGGCAATCTTTATGCCATTTACGCTACACCGGCAGAGAACCTTTGCGGTCTTCAGGTAAAGCAGTTCCGTAAGAAATACGGCATCATCGAAAACGTGTCTGACAGAGAATATGTAAGTAACGGCTTCCACTGCCACGTAACCGAAGATATTACCCCGATCCAGAAGCAGGATCTGGAATACCGTTTCTGGGAATTAAGCAACGGCGGTAAGATCCAGTATGTAAAATACCCGGTAAGCTACAACAAAGAGGCAATCCGCACATTAGTCCGCAGAGCCATGAGAATGGGATTTTACGAAGGCGTAAACCTGTCACTGGCGTATTGCGATGACTGCGGTCACGAAGAGCTGGAAATGGACGTATGCCCGGTCTGCGGCAGCAAAAACCTGACTAAGATCGACCGGATGAATGGATATTTAAGCTATTCAAGGGTAAAAGGCGATACAAGATTAAATGAAGCCAAGATGGCCGAGATAGCTGAACGAGTAAGCATGTAA
- a CDS encoding helix-turn-helix domain-containing protein codes for MKAKAAKSIWIMSFELDRIEELCNDRGWSHYRLAKEMEISPNSIGNLFRRTTVPSIPTIRHICQVFGISMSEFYSTEGSQAVLSKQQEYVLNLYNQLGPSNRLRAEAYLEGLVDGSYRKKRKKKEKE; via the coding sequence TTGAAAGCCAAGGCTGCAAAAAGCATATGGATTATGAGTTTTGAACTGGATCGCATAGAGGAGCTGTGTAATGATCGTGGATGGAGCCACTACCGCCTTGCAAAGGAAATGGAAATTTCCCCAAACAGCATAGGAAATCTTTTCCGCCGAACCACTGTGCCCAGTATTCCTACTATCCGTCATATATGCCAGGTTTTTGGTATCTCCATGAGCGAATTTTACAGCACAGAGGGCAGTCAGGCTGTTTTAAGCAAACAACAGGAATATGTGCTGAATCTGTACAATCAGCTTGGCCCTTCTAACCGGCTGAGGGCAGAAGCTTATCTGGAAGGTCTGGTGGATGGGTCTTACAGAAAGAAGCGGAAGAAGAAAGAAAAAGAATAA
- the mscL gene encoding large conductance mechanosensitive channel protein MscL has protein sequence MKKFLEDFKKFALKGNMIDLAVGMIIGSAFTSIVSSLVNDIFMPVLSIFTGKIDFSNMFIALDGNKYPTLAAANEVTATINYGAFITQTINFILMAFVVFMVIKGINKLEKIGKAPEAPKAPTEKECPYCKSMIPIKAVRCPHCTSELEK, from the coding sequence ATGAAAAAGTTTTTAGAAGATTTTAAAAAGTTTGCCTTAAAGGGAAACATGATCGACCTGGCTGTAGGTATGATCATTGGCAGTGCATTTACATCTATAGTCAGTTCACTGGTCAATGATATTTTTATGCCGGTACTGAGTATTTTTACTGGAAAAATTGATTTTTCAAACATGTTCATTGCTCTTGATGGAAACAAATATCCTACACTGGCAGCAGCCAATGAAGTGACAGCAACTATTAATTACGGTGCATTTATCACGCAGACGATCAACTTTATACTGATGGCTTTTGTTGTATTTATGGTTATCAAAGGGATCAACAAACTGGAAAAAATTGGAAAAGCTCCGGAAGCACCAAAGGCACCTACAGAGAAAGAGTGTCCTTATTGCAAGAGCATGATCCCAATTAAAGCAGTTCGTTGTCCACACTGTACATCTGAACTGGAGAAATAA
- the nrdG gene encoding anaerobic ribonucleoside-triphosphate reductase activating protein — MRYHNITKDDMLNGEGLRTVLWVAGCSHNCPQCHNPVTWDINGGLAFDEAAKEELFEELKKDYISGVTFSGGDPLHEKNREEIGKLAEDIREKFPDKTIWLYTGYEWEEICGIPFLSNIDVIVDGEFKIEEKDNSLHWKGSANQRVIDVKESLKTGKVQLYRKY; from the coding sequence ATGCGTTACCACAACATAACGAAAGACGATATGCTTAACGGAGAGGGGCTGCGGACTGTGCTTTGGGTGGCAGGCTGCAGCCACAACTGTCCTCAGTGCCATAACCCTGTGACCTGGGATATAAACGGCGGTCTGGCTTTTGATGAAGCTGCCAAAGAAGAACTGTTTGAAGAATTGAAAAAGGACTATATTTCCGGTGTGACCTTCAGCGGTGGTGATCCGCTCCATGAAAAAAACAGGGAAGAGATCGGAAAACTGGCAGAAGACATACGGGAAAAATTTCCAGATAAAACTATTTGGCTGTATACCGGTTATGAATGGGAGGAGATCTGTGGTATTCCATTTCTTTCCAATATTGATGTGATCGTTGACGGAGAATTTAAAATAGAAGAAAAAGACAACAGCCTTCACTGGAAAGGCAGCGCAAACCAGCGTGTGATCGATGTGAAAGAATCCCTTAAAACAGGAAAGGTACAGCTTTACAGGAAATACTAA
- a CDS encoding dUTP diphosphatase encodes MERIAKFYKVSYEQFEGDWKDTFGPIETEEIRRIYEGIRLPARATAGSAGYDLYTPVAMTIRPGETIKIPTGIRVEMNDGWVLAVFPRSSLGFKYRLQLNNTVGIIDSDYFFSDNEGHIFVKLTNDTKEDKTVELAEGAGFAQGIFLPFGITEDDDCTEARNGGFGSTDSRKN; translated from the coding sequence ATGGAAAGAATTGCAAAATTTTACAAAGTAAGTTATGAACAGTTTGAAGGAGATTGGAAAGATACCTTTGGCCCTATTGAAACAGAAGAAATCAGAAGAATCTACGAAGGAATCCGTCTGCCGGCCAGAGCAACTGCCGGTTCTGCCGGCTACGATCTTTACACACCAGTGGCAATGACCATCCGCCCAGGTGAGACCATAAAGATTCCTACAGGTATCCGTGTGGAAATGAACGACGGCTGGGTACTGGCTGTATTTCCAAGAAGCAGCCTGGGATTTAAGTACCGTTTACAGTTAAATAATACAGTTGGCATCATTGACAGTGACTATTTCTTCTCTGACAATGAAGGTCACATTTTCGTAAAGCTGACCAATGATACAAAGGAAGACAAGACTGTAGAACTGGCAGAAGGTGCCGGTTTTGCACAGGGGATCTTCCTGCCATTTGGCATTACAGAAGATGATGATTGCACAGAAGCAAGAAATGGCGGTTTCGGCAGTACAGACAGCAGGAAAAACTGA
- a CDS encoding tetratricopeptide repeat protein: MGNRPVNRRRRNTGRTGHYRGSSRSDTLRRRKRRNRRLKAVFLWLVCIVLTGLVIFGAVKLVGKFAGSGKDKLRKDGIEKLNAGDPEGAIADLDAALEKAGNKSNKPSGFNADVLWYRAEAELLLKDYEAASHTYDLIAEQGGDKISCLYMKAVCVEKLGDKDSAVSYYREALGQEKEGSRSAGFEEALIAAGSACVNGQDFDTAKSLYEEALNSGKTGEKLDSRIYNQLGLCQMAEEDYNTAADSFDKGYNALITGYKAGTGAELDQAAAAVPQEDIQGMTLLKELAYNKAVCLEYSGQYRAAQAEFEHYISVFGADENAQHEIDFLKTRQEES, encoded by the coding sequence ATGGGAAACAGACCTGTAAACAGAAGAAGGAGAAATACCGGACGTACCGGTCATTACAGAGGAAGCAGCAGGTCAGACACCTTAAGACGGCGTAAAAGGAGAAACAGACGGCTTAAGGCAGTTTTTCTCTGGCTGGTCTGTATTGTTCTTACCGGCTTAGTTATTTTTGGAGCTGTAAAGCTGGTGGGAAAATTTGCCGGTTCCGGAAAAGACAAGTTAAGAAAAGATGGTATTGAAAAGTTAAATGCAGGGGATCCGGAAGGGGCAATAGCAGATCTGGATGCTGCTTTGGAAAAAGCTGGAAATAAATCAAATAAGCCCTCGGGATTTAATGCAGATGTGCTTTGGTACCGTGCAGAGGCAGAGCTTTTATTAAAAGATTATGAAGCTGCTTCCCACACCTATGACCTGATTGCAGAGCAGGGAGGGGATAAGATCTCCTGTCTGTATATGAAGGCAGTATGTGTAGAAAAGCTGGGAGATAAAGATTCTGCTGTTTCTTATTATAGAGAAGCATTAGGACAGGAAAAAGAAGGAAGTCGCTCTGCCGGTTTTGAGGAAGCTCTTATAGCAGCAGGTTCTGCCTGTGTAAATGGGCAGGATTTTGACACAGCAAAAAGTCTTTATGAAGAGGCATTAAACAGTGGGAAAACGGGAGAAAAACTGGACAGCAGGATCTATAACCAGCTGGGGTTATGCCAGATGGCTGAAGAGGACTATAACACAGCTGCTGATTCGTTTGATAAGGGATATAATGCACTGATCACCGGATATAAGGCTGGAACAGGGGCAGAGTTAGACCAGGCAGCAGCTGCTGTTCCACAGGAGGATATCCAGGGAATGACACTTTTAAAAGAGCTGGCTTATAACAAGGCAGTATGTCTGGAATACAGTGGACAGTACCGCGCAGCCCAGGCAGAGTTTGAACATTACATTTCTGTATTTGGTGCAGATGAAAATGCCCAGCATGAGATCGACTTTTTAAAGACCAGACAGGAGGAATCATAA
- the hflX gene encoding GTPase HflX: MIDLSKLEERVILAAVSTSETDQAESSLDELKELADTAGAKTVGRVIQNRESIHPGTYLGKGKLQELREMLYETGATGVICDDELSPAQLKNLEDVLDTKVMDRTMVILDIFASRANTREGKIQVELAQLKYRAIRLVGMRSSLSRLGGGIGTRGPGEKKLETDRRLIHQRIGQLKKELEDVKRHREVTRQQRGKDYALTAAIVGYTNAGKSTLLNRLTGAGILAEDKLFATLDPTTRSFTLADGQQILLTDTVGFINKLPHHLVEAFKSTLEEARYCDIVLNVVDCSDPQMDMHMHVVKETLRELGITDKTVVTVFNKTDKLEESGLPIPRDFSADYQVRISAKCGDGLHELEEILGNIIRSRRVYLEKVYPYTQAGKLQSIRKYGQLLSEEYTEEGIKVTAYVPAELFAGLYTDIPEK, from the coding sequence GTGATTGATTTAAGTAAACTGGAAGAACGGGTCATACTGGCAGCGGTAAGCACCAGTGAGACAGATCAGGCAGAAAGCTCTCTGGATGAGTTAAAAGAACTGGCAGATACTGCCGGGGCAAAGACTGTAGGCCGGGTGATCCAGAACCGGGAAAGCATTCATCCAGGAACCTATCTGGGAAAGGGAAAGCTTCAGGAACTGCGGGAAATGCTTTATGAAACAGGAGCTACCGGCGTGATCTGTGACGATGAGCTTTCACCGGCCCAGCTTAAAAATCTGGAAGATGTCCTGGATACAAAGGTCATGGACCGTACCATGGTTATTTTAGACATTTTTGCATCCAGAGCCAATACAAGAGAGGGAAAAATCCAGGTAGAACTGGCTCAGCTGAAATACCGGGCCATTCGTCTGGTAGGAATGCGTTCCTCGCTTTCAAGACTGGGTGGTGGTATCGGTACAAGAGGACCAGGTGAGAAAAAGCTGGAGACAGACCGCCGCCTGATCCACCAGCGCATTGGACAGTTAAAGAAAGAACTGGAAGATGTGAAACGCCACCGTGAGGTTACAAGACAGCAGCGTGGAAAAGACTATGCATTGACTGCTGCCATTGTAGGCTATACAAATGCAGGAAAATCCACGTTATTAAATCGTCTGACAGGTGCCGGGATTTTAGCAGAAGATAAGCTGTTTGCCACACTGGATCCAACTACCAGAAGCTTTACACTGGCAGACGGACAGCAGATTTTACTGACAGATACAGTTGGATTTATTAACAAACTGCCTCATCATCTGGTAGAGGCATTTAAAAGTACTCTGGAAGAGGCGCGTTACTGCGATATCGTCCTTAATGTAGTGGACTGTTCTGATCCCCAGATGGACATGCATATGCATGTGGTCAAAGAGACGCTACGGGAACTGGGAATTACAGATAAGACTGTTGTTACAGTATTTAATAAAACAGATAAACTGGAAGAAAGTGGTCTGCCCATTCCAAGGGATTTTTCTGCAGATTACCAGGTTCGTATTTCAGCTAAATGCGGGGATGGCTTACATGAACTGGAAGAGATCCTTGGAAATATCATTCGCAGTAGGAGAGTTTATCTGGAAAAGGTGTATCCTTATACACAGGCAGGAAAGCTGCAGAGCATACGCAAATATGGCCAGCTGCTTTCAGAAGAATATACAGAAGAAGGCATAAAAGTAACAGCCTATGTACCGGCAGAGCTGTTTGCCGGGCTGTATACTGATATACCGGAAAAATAA
- the addB gene encoding helicase-exonuclease AddAB subunit AddB: MSLQFIAGGSGSGKTRYLYEKVIKESQEHPEIQYLFIVPEQYTMQTQKELVRLHPRHGLLNIDVLSFKRLAYRVFEDLGVQLPAVLDDMGKSMVIRKVAGKLKKDLNLYGGHLEQPGFISQLKSQISELSQYGVSVEDLEMVEEETDRTLLKEKLGDLKNIYKGFKDYIESHYITAEEILDILCRKLPQWEPLKSSVILLDGYTGFTPVQYRLVQLFMIHAREVLCCISADQREMLYKECSMQHLFYMGRHTVCRLKKMAEEHHIPVEKEVWCDHRPAWRFKDSPELDFLEQNLYRYSGKIWEKQPGNILIYRGKNPAEETAFVCSCINEKVQKEGLRYRDMAVVTGDLASYGKEIAHRFDEAGIPYFLDDKKSILENPFIELIRAALDAVKECSYESIFRYLKTGFVYDEQYSPDEAQVLTDRMENYARALGIRGWKNWDMTWEKPCRGGERLNLEELNQYRIWVLEPLKTLRRAFKEENATISSVTAVLRQTLETMKLEEKLESFSAYFLERKEPGDENRAREYSQVYERVMELLERLEGLLGEEKADMKNYIQILDAGFEEIKIGVLPATADQVMIGDITRSRLESVKVLFFTGVNEGIVPQRKAGGSLLNDGDREVFKSLHMELAPTAREEGCIQKFYLYLMLSKPSDQLVITYAAMNGQGKSSHPSSLVGEIRKLFPKLVQKEETSIEHQVWTCRDGLQQLIAGFQEAGDKNLDQLREVQGGFLELFRHFYGKEEYKKLVEKLTDAAFFVYEDKGIGRAAARALYGQNLQGSVTRLEQFAACAYAHFLKYGLELMERQEYQLEAVDMGNLFHQSLDQCFEVIHENGMDWSNITEEERKKLVKKCVDQVTAQYGNTIMSSSARNTYLAKRVERITDRTIWALAEQVKKGDFVPSGFEVSFSAVDNLKAMKIRLSEDEELLLKGRIDRLDLCEDEKHVYVKIIDYKSGNTSFDLAALYYGLQLQLVVYMDAALEMEERKHPGKTAVPAGIFYYNIKDPMVKKEGEMTTEEIEKQILKQLRMNGLVNSDLEVIHHLDREIQKESDVIPVAIKDGYVQEAKSSVAGQKRFDVLRHYVGGRLKRSGQSILNGENGLLPYKDGDRTACDYCPYHAVCGFDTKTAGYGFKRLRSMKPEEVWQEIEDNCCMKTDKNKKGDE, translated from the coding sequence ATGTCATTGCAGTTTATTGCAGGAGGCAGCGGCTCCGGAAAAACAAGATATCTTTATGAAAAGGTGATAAAAGAGTCACAGGAGCATCCGGAAATACAGTATCTTTTTATTGTACCGGAACAATATACCATGCAGACCCAGAAGGAGCTGGTGCGCCTGCATCCCAGACACGGCCTTTTAAATATTGATGTTTTAAGCTTTAAACGTCTGGCTTACCGGGTATTTGAGGATCTGGGAGTGCAGCTTCCGGCGGTCCTTGACGATATGGGTAAATCCATGGTCATCCGAAAAGTAGCTGGAAAGCTTAAAAAGGATTTAAATCTCTACGGCGGACATTTAGAACAGCCTGGCTTTATCAGCCAGTTAAAATCCCAGATATCAGAACTGAGCCAGTATGGTGTCAGTGTGGAAGATCTGGAAATGGTGGAAGAAGAGACGGACAGAACCCTTTTAAAAGAAAAACTGGGAGATTTAAAGAATATTTATAAAGGCTTTAAAGATTATATAGAGTCCCATTACATTACCGCAGAGGAAATCCTGGATATTTTGTGCAGGAAACTGCCTCAGTGGGAGCCATTAAAAAGCAGCGTCATCCTGTTGGATGGTTATACTGGCTTTACACCTGTGCAGTACCGTCTGGTCCAGTTGTTCATGATCCATGCAAGAGAGGTTTTATGCTGTATTAGCGCAGACCAAAGGGAAATGCTGTATAAAGAATGCAGTATGCAGCACTTATTCTACATGGGCCGTCATACAGTGTGCAGATTGAAGAAAATGGCAGAGGAGCACCACATCCCGGTAGAAAAAGAGGTGTGGTGTGATCACCGGCCGGCCTGGCGTTTTAAAGACAGTCCGGAGCTGGATTTTCTGGAACAGAATCTGTACCGGTATAGTGGGAAGATCTGGGAAAAACAGCCGGGAAATATCCTGATCTACAGAGGAAAAAATCCGGCAGAAGAAACTGCCTTTGTATGCAGCTGTATTAATGAGAAGGTACAGAAAGAGGGACTGCGTTACCGGGATATGGCGGTAGTTACAGGAGATCTGGCTTCCTATGGAAAAGAGATCGCCCACCGGTTTGATGAGGCGGGTATTCCTTATTTTTTAGATGATAAGAAAAGCATTCTGGAAAATCCTTTTATTGAGCTTATAAGAGCAGCTTTGGATGCAGTAAAGGAATGCTCCTATGAAAGCATTTTCCGGTATTTAAAAACAGGCTTTGTATATGATGAGCAGTATAGCCCAGATGAGGCGCAGGTGCTGACAGACCGCATGGAAAATTATGCAAGGGCTTTGGGGATAAGAGGCTGGAAAAACTGGGATATGACCTGGGAGAAGCCATGCAGAGGCGGCGAGAGGCTGAATTTAGAAGAACTGAACCAGTATCGTATATGGGTGTTAGAGCCTTTAAAAACACTGCGCCGGGCATTTAAAGAAGAAAACGCCACGATTTCTTCTGTTACTGCGGTTTTGCGCCAGACCCTTGAGACTATGAAACTGGAGGAAAAGCTGGAAAGCTTCAGTGCTTATTTCCTGGAACGGAAAGAACCGGGAGACGAGAACAGGGCAAGAGAATACAGTCAGGTCTATGAACGGGTCATGGAACTGTTAGAACGGTTAGAGGGTCTTTTAGGGGAAGAAAAGGCAGATATGAAAAACTATATCCAGATCCTGGATGCTGGTTTTGAAGAAATAAAGATCGGTGTGCTTCCTGCAACTGCGGATCAGGTGATGATCGGTGATATTACCCGAAGCCGTCTGGAATCTGTAAAGGTATTGTTTTTTACAGGTGTCAATGAAGGCATTGTACCACAGAGGAAAGCAGGGGGAAGCCTGTTAAATGACGGGGACCGTGAGGTATTTAAGAGCCTGCACATGGAACTGGCTCCTACTGCAAGAGAAGAGGGCTGTATCCAGAAATTTTACCTTTATCTTATGCTTTCCAAGCCCTCAGATCAATTGGTGATCACTTATGCAGCTATGAACGGTCAGGGAAAAAGCAGCCATCCGTCCAGTCTTGTAGGTGAGATACGGAAACTGTTCCCAAAACTGGTGCAGAAGGAAGAAACATCCATAGAACATCAGGTTTGGACGTGCAGAGACGGCTTGCAGCAGCTGATCGCAGGCTTTCAGGAAGCAGGGGATAAAAATCTGGATCAGTTAAGGGAAGTCCAGGGAGGATTTCTGGAATTATTCCGTCATTTTTATGGAAAAGAAGAGTATAAAAAGCTGGTAGAAAAGCTGACAGATGCCGCTTTTTTTGTCTATGAAGATAAGGGGATCGGACGTGCGGCAGCCAGGGCACTCTATGGTCAGAACCTTCAGGGAAGCGTTACAAGGCTGGAGCAGTTTGCAGCCTGCGCTTATGCCCATTTCTTAAAATACGGTCTTGAATTAATGGAACGTCAGGAATACCAGTTAGAGGCAGTAGATATGGGAAATCTCTTTCATCAGTCTTTGGACCAGTGCTTTGAGGTGATACATGAAAATGGTATGGACTGGAGCAATATTACAGAGGAAGAGCGGAAGAAACTGGTAAAAAAATGTGTAGATCAGGTAACGGCTCAGTATGGAAATACCATTATGTCCAGTTCAGCCAGAAATACTTATCTGGCAAAGCGTGTGGAGCGTATTACTGACCGTACTATATGGGCGCTGGCAGAACAGGTAAAAAAAGGAGATTTTGTTCCGTCCGGTTTTGAGGTGTCTTTTTCTGCTGTTGATAATTTAAAGGCAATGAAGATACGTCTGTCAGAGGACGAGGAACTGCTGCTAAAAGGCCGGATCGACCGTTTGGACCTGTGTGAAGATGAGAAGCATGTATATGTAAAGATCATTGATTATAAGTCAGGAAATACGTCATTTGACCTGGCGGCATTGTACTATGGCCTGCAGCTGCAGCTGGTGGTATATATGGATGCAGCCCTGGAAATGGAAGAGCGGAAGCATCCAGGTAAAACAGCAGTCCCAGCGGGGATCTTCTACTATAATATTAAAGATCCAATGGTAAAAAAAGAAGGGGAAATGACCACGGAGGAGATTGAAAAGCAGATCTTAAAACAGCTGCGCATGAACGGTCTGGTAAACAGTGACTTAGAGGTCATCCATCACCTGGACCGTGAAATACAGAAGGAGTCAGACGTAATACCTGTTGCAATAAAAGATGGCTACGTTCAGGAGGCAAAATCCAGTGTAGCAGGACAAAAGCGCTTTGACGTTCTGCGCCATTATGTAGGCGGGCGGTTAAAACGTTCCGGTCAATCTATTTTAAATGGGGAAAACGGACTTCTCCCTTACAAAGATGGGGACAGGACCGCCTGCGATTACTGCCCCTATCATGCAGTCTGCGGTTTCGATACAAAAACAGCGGGATACGGCTTTAAGCGGCTGCGCTCTATGAAACCGGAAGAAGTATGGCAGGAGATTGAAGATAATTGCTGTATGAAAACGGATAAAAATAAGAAAGGGGATGAATAA